TTGGCGTAGTCTTTGGCGACACCGCATCTTCAAAAAGGTGAGCAAGTTCATCTCGTCCTGTGGAAGAAGGAGGTGGACAGTTCTCTTTGTCGGGATTCTCGTCGTCAAGAGTGGCGACTTGTACTACAGGCTGCTCAAACCAGTTTGCTTGCTTTGTCACAATGGGAATGCAACCGTCATGGCCTATTCCAGCATGTCGACAACGGCCACAAGGTCGCTCCCGGTCGCAACCCCGCTTGAGCTCTTTGCATCGTTGACAACGGGGCCTTTTTGGGGCGTCATCATCATGTACATGCATGGGAGTGGCGATAGGAGGCGGCGGTTGCTGAAGTGTCTTTTGCTGGCCTTGCTTCCCGGGTGAGGGGAACAGTATCCGCCTAGTAGGCTTTGGTGTAAGGTCATGTTCAAGGTCAATGGGCGAGGCCTTGGATCCTCGAACACCGGCAGGACTAGACTGCATAGCTCGCTGGAATGCAGCCTGTTCACGTAGACCAGGCAGACCGTTTGGTGGTGCCATTGCTCCATCATGGTTCTTTTCATGAGCGGTATCACCCAGCTCTTGCTCGGCTGGCATAGCAGGCTCAGATTCTGGCAAGGGTGCGTCAGACATGAGCTCATCGCCGACAATGGACTTGGAGCGAGCTCCCATCTTCTGGTCCCTCTTGCGTTTCGCCAACCGTGCAGCCCTATCCCAAACCTTCTGCGGCCTCATCGAAAACTTCTTAATGAGCCATAGTCCACATGGGTTACAGAGGTTGAGCTCCTCAAATGCATTATTTGACTTCGCCGCCATCAAATCCTTGTCTTCGCGGGTCAAGTTATTTTTGAAGATGCGGTATCTTGGCTCGCCATCGCTGTCGGTAGATGGTTCTACCAATTCATACGCAATGATGTCGGTACCGGCTGAATCAGTCGACAATTCAAGTCCAGTGGGCGAGCCATTCTCCACACGCGTATAGGCTTTCCTCCAAGTAGGTGTATCGATCTCTCCACAGTTAACACAATGTGGTGGCATCTCGCCTTTGGCAATGGCTGCCTCTAACCGGTCCTTGATGTATCTCTTCCTTTTAGCACCAGATCCGCTGCGAGGTCCACCATACTCTGAAGGTGTGGGCGCATCGGACATGGGCTCGCCTGTACCAGACCATGTATGCGACCTTGGAAGTCCTCTCGGTTTCGATGGTTTTGAATGCTTGACAGGGAGGTTCGGTGTGGCGGATCGACTAAATATCAGTGCCTCGCTTTCGGCGGTGGGAGAGACGTGCGACACCATGGCATCGGGAGAGCCGGCGGTAGATACAGTTGCGCGTGACAGATTCTGAACCTTGGTCTGACCCATCAAACCAGACGCACAAGCATCAGTAGTTCCGTTCTGCCCAGCCGCATGGTCATTGTCTTGTTGCAGCATGGACATCCTCGACATGAGATCATTGTCGTCTTTGGTATGATCCTCTTGGAAATAGACCGAATTGAACATATCCTGATCCATGCTATCAAAGTCGAAACCTTGTGTGCTCCCCAAATCCATCTCGATACTCTCGGCGATTGGCTGTATTGTAGATTTTCGATGCCATGATTTATCCCCAAGATCCATGCCCTCCCGTCCTGTAGGCATGTCGCTAACGAAGCCAGAGTCGTTCATGGATAACGTCGGTAGGTTGGGGCTGGAAGGAGCAGGCGATACGGTTCGCTGTGGTGCAATTGGAGGCGAGGAGGGCATTTCTCTAGGGGTCTCGCTAGGACTACCATCTCTTTCATCCGCTGATTCCATGGCGTTATCGGAGTAGGGCCCATTTTCATACGGAGACATGTACCGTGGTCTATCCATAGAACCATGTCGTAACGCACTTGGCGCTGGTGGACGACGCATTCCTCTCCTATTTTGCTTCTCGCCTGGGCGGGGGGTAGGTGCACGTGGTACCATATCAGCAGCAGCTCCTGAAGCACTGAGAGCCGGCTTGAGCAAGCGTACAGAGGCAGCTGTGCTGGCAGTCACCCGGAGTGAGTCGTTGTGAGCAGTCAGTGGCGTGTTTCTCGGTCTTGTAGTCTGGGTGATGCGTGCCCTTTTCTTTGGGGGTCCTTCTTCCTGTTGCTCGACGACATAGGGATCGCTGAACGGGAACGGCTGAGGGGGTGGAACTGCTTCACTTCGGACAGAGGTTCGGGATGCAGGGCGTGAGGGTGGATTGTATTGGTAATGGTGGAATGAGACGGTGCTCAGGGCAGGGCTCGAGGGTCGCATGGGTTGAGACATGTAGGGTACGCCCGTCTGGTCATAGAAAGAATCGTTACGGGAAGGCTCCTGGGATGGACTCTGGCGAGTAAGCATCTGATGAAACGGCTCGACACCACCGGTAGAAGCGCGTGGTGAAGGCTGTGCGGGGTAGCCGGGAGCTGGTTGGGCCAGATGGCTTAGCATTGGGTTCTCTTTGAGAAAGTCCGACCAGGCATTGTAGTCGAACCCTTCAGGCATCAGCTGACTGAGACTATGATATCGCTCCATGTTCTCGACATATTCCTTTTGCATACACGTTGGCACAGGGACTAGTTTCAGTTTCACCTCGAGAGTCTCCTTGATACCATTCGAGAAGATGCCAAGGATGTTCTTGCACACACGACCAGTGACCATTGTCTGGGAGTCTTTGGCGGGGGCATTGGGGGTCGACGATGCTGAAGCAAGAATCCAAGACAGCATGCCCTGGCCCACAAGCGGCGTTTCGTACTCGGAGAAGTCGTAAGCGTAGACGGTGTAATCATGACCTAGTTTGGCGACCAGCTCGGGACTACAGCGGTGAGCAATCAGTTCTGTAAGACCAATAAGAATCGGAGACGGCCCACCTTGCAGCAACAATAGCCTGAATGCACGTCTTGAGTTCGATGACTCCGACCTCGGTTGTCTCATCCAGGGACACTACAGGCACGCTGAGAACACTCGGCAGACGAGCCAGGCAATTCGACTTGTTCTCGTGGTCGAATGTGTAGAGTACCTTGACTGTACGGGGAGCTATGTTAGATGAGGACGTGATGGACGACTAGGTAGGCTTGCCTCTCATTTGCCTACGGGGTATCTCGTCCATTGAGCCCTCGTCAGCGCCAGCGGACGGTGTCGATGTTTGCGGCATCCCGTCCGTCTCCGGTGCAGTACTTGATGGAGTCGACATTGTTGCCTGCAAAGTGGACGATGGCAAAGCCAGGCCGTGTCGCAAAGGAGACAACAAGGGCGTCGCGGGCGGACTAGTCGTGGTCAATGTTGAATCGCGATCGGTGGTTGGCGTGCGATCATCGCGAACGCGTTTTTGGTGGACCAAGAAGGAAGCGAGACCAAGGGCGTCCAGGAAGGCGGGGAAACGTGACTCTTTAAATAGGTCGGAACGCAAAATCCTAGAACTAGGCAGCAGCACGCGTAGAACAGCGAAAGAAAAGGAGCGTAAGGGCGTCGTAAAGATGTCGTGTGTGAAAGTGAAGATGAGCTTGTCCATGTCGGAGGTTTAGCACTAGATACCCGCGCTAAGCTAACGCCGGGAAGGTACGACGCGTGACGCACCTTCCAGCCCAGCCCTGGGGTCCACAATACGACACGTCTTGATTGGCGGGTAAGCGAAAAGACTGCGGTCCCAGCTCCATCTAAGCCAAGCTCTCTCACTTCAATCGCCCTTCACGTCCATCGCCGACCGCTCCACCACCATCCAAGCTCGTTGCCGTGGTATTCCTCCTCTTTGTACTAGGTCAGTTATTTCTCCCTGGCCCGTGCAAGCTATCTGCTGCAAGTGCGTCACCCTTGCGCGTTGCCTCTTTAAGCTGCATATCAAATTTCTGTTGGCAGAAGCTCAAACGACGGGGAAACTTACGAGTAATAGTTACCGAGCTTGTCCCTCCTCCAGACCTGCTACCTACATTACACAAGTCGACATCATGGTAGACGCAAAGATTCAGTGCGTATCAATCCCCGCCGTCCATCTCAATATGCATGCTAATGTTGCGTAGAGAGCTTCTTTCTAAGCCACGCTCCGAGTTGACGTACATACAGTATAGCCTACCTTAGATTCATGTACTGACATTGCTACCTAGAGAATATGAGGTTGCTCAAGTCGAAGAGCATGAACTCACCACCGGCCCCCTCTCCATCCTCCAAACCGCCGTCAGATCGCGCACTCAGGTGCTGATCTCCTGCAGAAACAACAGGAAGATTCTTGCGCGCGTCAAGGCTTTTGACCGTCACTGCAACATGGTACTTGAAAATGCAAAGGAGATGTGGACTGAGACACCACGGTTAGCCAACGGTAGTTACGGGCGGAAGGTTAACAAGGACCGCTTCATTTCCAAGCTGTGTGTCTTATTGCCCCCTGTACACGAAAATATATGCTGACTATATTTAGGTTCTTGCGAGGAGACTCGGTCATTCTCGTTTTGTTGTCATAGACGTATCTGCGCTATGGACTGGATGGAAGTGAGAGACTATGGCGCATACGATTTGGGGCTGGATTGAATCAAAAGTTACATAGCCGTCACGATGACGGTTGTCACCGCCAAACGAATCAAGCAACGATACCCTCCTACGCCCTCATCAGTGCTCCATCCTACTTCTTCAATCCGTCATTCAGGCCCAGCAGAAGCTCCGCAAGCCCATGCGCGCCTGGGTCTGGCACTTCTTGGAACCCTTCGCCTCCGACATACACCGTTCGCCCCAAACTCGCTTTCATACCCTTGGTCCCTTGCGCTCCAATCTGCGCTGCTGCGGCCGCTTTGTCGATTTCGTCAGTCTTGGACAGTGTCTCCACGAACGGGTAGAGAGCGTCCATGAGCGTTCGATCCCCGGGTTTTGCAGGCGTATACTTGCCAAGTGCTTTGAGCGATGAGTCAAGAGCCTTGGCCCATATTGCAGGGGTCACTAGTTGTGGCGAGGAGGGTGCGTTCTGTCGCAGTCCATGGGCTAGGGCGTTCAAGAAGATGGCGTAGATGGCGCCTGATGTGCCATCCATTGCCACTTCGACCACTTGAATGATGTGATTCACAAGGATCAGCAGATCTTCTGTTTCCTTTGCCGTTTCGAGCATCTTCACGATTGCTGTAGGGTGTCAGCACCAGGCAACAATGCACACGTGACCAGATCCTACCTTCAGCTCCGCGCTTGAGTCCAATCCCGCAATCGCCGTCTCCCACTATCGTGTCATATCTAGTGACGTCTGGCTCCGCTTCTATTAGTCTATTCAACGCACTTGTCAAGGTCGACTTCGCCTGCGCATAATTGACTGCATCTAGGTTAGCACGCCCTACGCGACTTATCCAACAAACCCGTAACTTACCCCTCAAAGTGCTAGGCTGGATTTCTTCTTCGTCTACCTGTTCTTCACTCTTCTTTGCTTCCCCCTGTCTTGCCCATGTGCTACTACTGATCGCTGCAGACCAACCACTCGCTTCGGCGGGCGCGTCAAGCAGCTCTAGCATAGAAGCGCCTACTGATCCCGTATCGGCGACTCTAAGCAAGCTAATGCTAAAGCCCAATCCGTTCAAGCTGGTCATGAAAGTGCCCGCGAGTATGCGCACAGGCTTGATCTTGAAGCTCCTCGCCAACTGCTCGACCACCTCGTGCGTGATACCGCTCAACTCAAGCGGACTAACGCCTCCTAGGTTGTTAACCAGCAGCACAACCTCGTCTTTCTCGGTGATTTTAGAGAAGCTTCGATCTTGGTCCGCGACATCCAAACAATGCGACAACATCGTCTTAACAAGCCCCGGGAGGTCGGTCGATTTGCGTTCGGAGCCAGCTTCATTATGAATACCCATGCCAATCTCGACCTGGCCGTCCTTCAGCTCATCGTCCTCTGGCTCCCGGCGACCCGGAACGTGGACATGCGCCAGCGAGGATCCAATCGAAACGGTGTTATCCGCAACAAGTCGCGCAATTCTTGTCACATCTTTCAGACTCGCCCTGCACACCGTCAGCCTCTGATACCCAACGACGCAGCCACCAGACTCAACAACCTACCCTTTCGTCGCCAACGCCCCAGCAATCTTCTGTACCAACACCGTCCCCGCAATTCCTCTCCTCCCCACCTTGCCCCCCTTCGCCCTCCCCACCCCAGCATCATCCCCCACAACCACCATGTCGACCTCAAACCCCGCTGCGCGCGCCTTCTCCACTGCCATTCCAAAGTTCAATACGTCACCCGTGTAATTCATCACAATAACCAGTACACCCTTGTCCTTTTGCACCCGATGCAGTATACATCTTCGGATTTGCTCGGCGCTCGGCGACGCGAATATCGAACCTGCGACAGCGCCCGAGAGAAGCCCTGCGCCTACAAAGGACGCAAAGGAAGGCTCGTGCCCACTGCCGCCACCGGAGACGATGGAGACTTGCGAGGCGCTGCTACTGGGTTTACGGTAAATTATCTTGTTGGTGATGTCGCATTGGACAGAGGGGTTGGTCAGGGGAATGCTGAGGAGGGCAGTATTCACGAGGTGGGAGGGGTCGTGGATGAAGTGTTTGGCTGTGTGGTGGTAGTGGTTAGCTGCTGGCAATATGGTATAGGCGCATAGTTGGGACGTACATGACATGGTAGCGATTTCTGTAGGTGTTTACGCTATTCAATACTAGAAATTATGAGGCACAAGCAACTTTTCTCACGGTAACTCGGGCTTTTTTTAACAACCCGCTGTGGCGACTACAACGTCTTAAACGGCAGCGATGCGCCGAGTGTTCAATCCCCGATGCCGACGATAGCGACaaggacgacgacgacgccTCAGATTGCTTCATCTCGCCCAGCCTATCCACCCCCAGCCCAGTATTTACCTTGGCAAGCATGGTTTTTTTCCAAACACATCATATGCCGCGGGCAGGCGAGAACTGCAGCTGGGCCACTTGGATGCCTGCAGTCACTTTTCTGTGGGGTAGCGTGAGGGGTAAAACCTGTGGTGCGGTGGTGAGGTGGGGTAGGTTGGTCCGATGAGATTCCGTTGGGTGAGGGGCGGGTTGCTGTTTTGGGATGAGCCGGGATGTGTGCTGTGAGCTAATGCAAGAATTCTGGGGGGCTGGTGTTGGTTATTTTGGGTTTTGGGTATTGATCGTGATGTGAGGTTTAGAAGTTGGGCATTTTGGGTACTCATGGTACTGATGCGCGAGAGAGAAGTTTGCCGTTTGGGGAATATGTGTGGTTACGCTGGTGAGGGGGATGAGATGCGGTTGAAGGATGAAGTAGGAGGCGAATATGCCAGGCCAAACTCTATTGAAGTTGACTATGCAGGCTACGGTATCTTTTCATTGAAGTAACAATGTCGACTGGAGCGAATGAGGGGATGGGAGTCATGTAACGCACGGTACATGATGGAGTAGACGTAGAGTGGATGAACCTTGAGAGAACTCCGGGTAGACATGGGGTGATCGATGGTTCTGCAGTTTGGTATGCAAAGGTCTAACATCTAAGATAGCACGTAGGTAAGTTTTACATTTTGTAGTCTAAAGGAACTAGCTTCTCCATGTTGAGGGCACGGTCGAAGCGAGCTTCCTGCACTACCTACAGACCAGCAGCTGCATCTAAGTCGTATCATCGCTGATCCTATCTACTTCCAAAAGAGTGTCACTACGTATCGATGTAAGCCCTAGCTTTCAACTGCATCTCAACATTGGTTATGACCGCCATGTGTTGAGGCTTGAACTAATGCGCACGCGAGAACGTTGTTCGAAAAGCTCATCCGCCCAAATATTCGTAACACTCAGCGAGCCATTTTGAGCTGATGATGTCATGCCATATAAACAGATGAGATCCAAAAATGTTACCTCAGAACTGTAGGTCCGTGCACTCGATCTGTGGTGAAAGGCGCAGGCGTGGTTCTAACTGCTCGACTCGATGTTTTCTACGAATAATTCACTGGTAGCAGATATGCACAACTATTGCAATTAAAAACGTAACTTGCTTGTTGCGGCGGTATCATCCATGGATTTGGCTGACTGATCCACGCAAATATCGTCTCGGTACCATCAAAGTAGCTGTCTTGGCCACAACGAGCGGAAGTGATTATAAATATCATATGCGCAGACTGGATACAAGGGTATTTCAGTATCTTTCGGCAACCCCAACAAATACATCTGGCGTattgtggtagagggatagcctcaatagtcagaagagaggctgccgacccgcaatcggtagagagtagagaacaagaaggtatccgaacaataaacggtagtattaagaatggtgtacgaTAACTGTCGAGCTCCTCTACGCGGAGTCGTCctaaaatactcaaccctagcgccgattacctaacgccgaacacgtgacaagctactacaccacatTTTCCTCCCCAGCCTCCAGCTTGGTCCCCTCAAGCTGCCGAATGCCTCTCAAAACTATCCGACCCGCTTTCGACGACTCCTCCGACTGTCTCGCGATGCCTGCCGCAACCTGCAACCATGCTGCCTTCCTGACAAACACTCGCGTTTGCTCCTCCACCTCCGAAGCGCTCTTAACTAGTCCAGGCCAGAGGTTCTTGTTGAAAGTCCCTCCGCAAGCCCACCGCTGCCTTCAACTGCTCTCTCACCTTACAACCACGGCAGCGATCGCCTCTCTTCTTCCCCAATAGCTGCTCGGTGATGCTAACCTCCCCAGCCTCTTCTGTCTCCCTTACTCTGTGTCGCTGTCCCGCGCGCTATCCGGAGGCGCCGGCTTTGCCCTCCCCTTCTTGAACCTTCCACGATATTTCCTCGGTTTATCCCTCCGACTATCGTTCGCCTGTCTTGCTCTCCTTCGCGGTCCTCCCCAGCCTGAACATCTCTTGTCTGGTCAGCTCTTGGCGTCGCTTGCCTTTGTCTTGGCGCCGTAGGCCTTGCCATTGGCAATCTCTCGGTCTCGGGATACAACCGCAAGCGCCCTCGCAGCAGGCTATCTTCTAGCTCCTCCGGCAGTTCTTCGAATTTCTTTAGGCGATCAGCCCGAGTTGTATTCGGAAAAGCAACCTCATTTAGATCCTCTAGCCGGTAGTACCCTTTATCTGCCTGCGCCTCCCGAACTCTGTATGGACCTCTCCACCTGTCATCGAGCTTCCTATCCGAGCTCTTGTCGATGGACTTAATCGCGTCCCAAACTAAAACTAGGTCTCCTACTTGAAAGGGCTTCGGCACGTCCTTCTTAGCGTTGCGGCTCTCCACAGCTTCTCTCCGAAGTCTTCTCGTACGTTGGACTGCTTCTTCCAGGTTCTCTCTGCGGAATTGCAGCTGCGTAGCTCTCACCGCAAGAAGATCGGCATGGCTCCGAACTTCGCTCCACGGTAGGCTTTGCCACGTTGGCACTACAAGTTCAATCGGAAGGACCGGATTTTGACCAAGCACCAACTGCGCAGGTGAGAACCCGAGCGGTCTTCGTAGCGACACTCTCTCGGCCCACGTTATTGCTGACAAGTTGTCTATCCACAAGCCCGGCATCTTTGCCAGCCCATGGATAAAGCCTTGATGACCTCTTTCGATAAGCCCTTGCGCGCGCGAGTTATACGCGGAGGCTTGAACCCGGTGAATACCAAAGAGCGTAGCCAGCGACTGGACTACTGACTTGTTCTCGGTTCCGCCGTCTACCGAAATCCTTTCGGGCACACCCCAACGACAGCAGATCTCTTCAAAGATAAACTTCGCAACTGAATCGGAACTTGCTGTCGAGAGCGCACGAGTCTCTGGCCAGCCCGAAAGATACTCTCTTGCAACTAGCAGGTAGGTCCTGCCGCGTACCCTCGGCATGTGCGTAATGTCGACTGTCCACCAAGACCACATTGCCCGAGAGTATGTCGAGTTAAGCTCTGCTTCTTTCCGAGTGCCTCTCATCGTCTGGCAGACCTTGCAAGGCCCGAGCTGCTTCGCTACCTGTCTGTACATGCCGTCCCACCAATACCGCTGACATACAGCTCCGAACGTCGTCTGGATCCCTTTATGGCCTAACCGCTCGTGGATTTCCTGGATTAACGCTGCCTGTAGGTCTTCTCCGTCTACCACTCGGCGGACTGGCATAGCCTTGGTAGCTTTCCTAAACAGGTGTCGGTCTCGCACGAAGAAGCGCGCCGCATTCTTTGTCCACTTTCGCCGTTCTTGACCCCGAAGCCCATCTGGTCTCTTCAACGTCCGCAGGAACACCGCAATCTCCTCCGACTTCTCATCGTACTCCTCTGTGAGCAGCTTCCCAATCGTCTCTTCAGTAGCCATAACTAAATTTATCTCCTCATACCTGTTTAGCACCCGATCGATAAACGGCTCTAGGTCATCCTCGTCTTCCTTTGGCGGCGTCCACCCCTCAGGCTGCGGATACCTCGATAGAGCATCGGGGATAACATTCTTCTTTCCTGGCACGTGGACAATCTCGAATTCCCACTGAAGGATAGTCGCAAGCCACCTATTCATCACAGAGCCTGGCAAATCTGGAGACGACCGATTGAGCTGCGCAATTAGCACCTTTGCGTCTGTTTCCACTCGGAAGGGGTGTCCATAAAGGTGGACCTGAAAGACCTTCAGCGCCCAAACAAGCGCTTTACACTCGAGCTTTGTGGAGTGGAGCTTCGACTCTGCTTCGGACCACAGCGTGCTTTCAAACCTTATTGTGTGGCGACGGCCATCCGGACCAACTTGCTCCAAGTGAGCCCCTGCCCCGCGAACTGAGGCGTCCACGCCGACAATCAAAAGACCGCCCCGATAGTTAATCGCCACAAGCGCTGGCGGAGAGGTAATCGCTTCCTTCAGAATCTTCATCGCATGCCTCTGCTCGTCTCCCCAAATCCACCTAGCGTCCTTTCGAAGGAGCACGAAGAGCGGCTCTGCTTTCAGCGAGAAACAAAAGATCCATTGCCGATAGTAGACAACGATGCCAACAAACTGTCGGACCTCTTTTACGGTTCGGCACTCCGGCCACTCAAGGATCTTTCGGACCTTATCCTTCGCAGGATGGCGACCGTCCTTGTCAACTTCATACCCTACAATAGCCATTCGGGGAACTCCCCACCACGACTTCTTTCCTGAGACTGTGGCCTCGGCCCGAGCGATGTCCGTAAGGACCTTATCCATCTGCAAAGCATGTTCGAGAACAAACCGACGCACACCATCGAAAGCTTCCTCTCCTCCGTAGTCGTCTCGAGGCCCTGCCACTACAATGTCATCTACAAAAGGCGCTGTCTCCGGAAGGTGATCGTGGAGGATCTTCATCACCGCCCGAACAAAGACCGCCACAGAGTTTGTCGCGCCCATCGGGAGCGTGCACTGTCGGTATAGTCCGTTTGGCGTCTGAAAGGCTGTCATGTCCCTACTAGACGTGTGCAATGGTATCTGGTCATAACCCGAAAACAGATCAAACAGAGCGTAAGTCCTCCTGTTTGCGAACCTCTCCGAGAACTCATCAGCAGATGGCGGGATATAGGCGTCCCTTAAAGTCACGGCGTTGTATCGTACAGCATTGTTAATGAACCGAAAGTCCTCTGGTTTAACTGGTCGCTCAATCTTCGGAACAAGAAAGTACTTATTGCGGTACTGCCCGTCGCCATGCTCGAATGTCCCTCGTTCTGCCCGTACGTCCACCATCGCGTTCACAATCGGCACAAGCTTCTTTGGTAACGGAAAGTTCTTCTCTTGCCACGCGGTGTGCGGAATAGTCCGAATCTTGTACGGAGGCTGTACATCTTCGTGGATTTGCGACATGTGCTGAAACTCCCACGCCAGCGCATCCTCTCGCTGGAACATAAGCTGTTGGATTAAGTGAACCTCATTCGGACGGAGATCTTCGCCAATATTCATCTTTCGAAGACGCTCCGGGTTTAACCGATGCCCTCTCGGAAACGTTGCTGTACGGACATAGAAAAGGTGATCAAATGGGCCAATGTCCGGTCCTCTGAGTGCTATTCGAGCGGCTTGACGAGCTATTGCGCGCTCCTTCCAGTCCTTACGCCCGAGATCCATCGG
The sequence above is a segment of the Pyrenophora tritici-repentis strain M4 chromosome 3, whole genome shotgun sequence genome. Coding sequences within it:
- a CDS encoding GAL4 domain containing protein; this translates as MSTPSSTAPETDGMPQTSTPSAGADEGSMDEIPPPRTVKVLYTFDHENKSNCLARLPSVLSVPVVSLDETTEVGVIELKTCIQAIVAASPELVAKLGHDYTVYAYDFSEYETPLVGQGMLSWILASASSTPNAPAKDSQTMVTGRVCKNILGIFSNGIKETLEVKLKLVPVPTCMQKEYVENMERYHSLSQLMPEGFDYNAWSDFLKENPMLSHLAQPAPGYPAQPSPRASTGGVEPFHQMLTRQSPSQEPSRNDSFYDQTGVPYMSQPMRPSSPALSTVSFHHYQYNPPSRPASRTSVRSEAVPPPQPFPFSDPYVVEQQEEGPPKKRARITQTTRPRNTPLTAHNDSLRVTASTAASVRLLKPALSASGAAADMVPRAPTPRPGEKQNRRGMRRPPAPSALRHGSMDRPRYMSPYENGPYSDNAMESADERDGSPSETPREMPSSPPIAPQRTVSPAPSSPNLPTLSMNDSGFVSDMPTGREGMDLGDKSWHRKSTIQPIAESIEMDLGSTQGFDFDSMDQDMFNSVYFQEDHTKDDNDLMSRMSMLQQDNDHAAGQNGTTDACASGLMGQTKVQNLSRATVSTAGSPDAMVSHVSPTAESEALIFSRSATPNLPVKHSKPSKPRGLPRSHTWSGTGEPMSDAPTPSEYGGPRSGSGAKRKRYIKDRLEAAIAKGEMPPHCVNCGEIDTPTWRKAYTRVENGSPTGLELSTDSAGTDIIAYELVEPSTDSDGEPRYRIFKNNLTREDKDLMAAKSNNAFEELNLCNPCGLWLIKKFSMRPQKVWDRAARLAKRKRDQKMGARSKSIVGDELMSDAPLPESEPAMPAEQELGDTAHEKNHDGAMAPPNGLPGLREQAAFQRAMQSSPAGVRGSKASPIDLEHDLTPKPTRRILFPSPGKQGQQKTLQQPPPPIATPMHVHDDDAPKRPRCQRCKELKRGCDRERPCGRCRHAGIGHDGCIPIVTKQANWFEQPVVQVATLDDENPDKENCPPPSSTGRDELAHLFEDAVSPKTTPKKDLSSQDLLKTPTPGTRQRATLTPKRGELPATPGRSIFTPRGTRAATIAPETPFTRSLNALLSDHPISSPSQTMDFSEFPTFTTPGRSAAEFSQFLPEDFLSSDMPVNSSPSKTGSLGPGFDLYEDPNTSSAAGLWNGENIFGNETMMLTMENGSRRGSLDADNSPDAAALLKMNYGGMTVDFAAMIEEVVGASNKDMDLNNTAREDTEDDVKPAVPISPEAESQCVGKTPEEPTSV
- a CDS encoding LSM1, Small nuclear ribonucleoprotein (snRNP) protein is translated as MVDAKIQELLSKPRSELTEYEVAQVEEHELTTGPLSILQTAVRSRTQVLISCRNNRKILARVKAFDRHCNMVLENAKEMWTETPRLANGSYGRKVNKDRFISKLFLRGDSVILVLLS
- a CDS encoding Dak2 domain containing protein; translated protein: MLETAKETEDLLILVNHIIQVVEVAMDGTSGAIYAIFLNALAHGLRQNAPSSPQLVTPAIWAKALDSSLKALGKYTPAKPGDRTLMDALYPFVETLSKTDEIDKAAAAAQIGAQGTKGMKASLGRTVYVGGEGFQEVPDPGAHGLAELLLGLNDGLKK